TCGACATCAGCGAGTGCCAACTGGAGGAGGCCAGGGCAGTAGCAGGGTTCAACAACATCACCTACAGGTttttgaacgtgtgtgtgtggtctaaCTTTACTATCCTTTGAGGTCCAAAAGTCCTCACAAAGATAGTAAAAGAAGAAAAATGtaacaagtggggacatttcgctgatcctattttaggcttaggggttaggttttggttagggttaggagttagattAAGGTTTAGttaggggtttggggttagggttaaggttagggttaagggtttggacataataggattttgaatgggaataagAAATGTTGTCCCCAACTGGATAGTAAAACCAATGTGTATGTTGTTCAAAAATAACAGTGATGACAATCTGCAGAGACGGTCAATTACACTCAGCACAAAGGTCAGCAGTAGCTTCCCACTTTCAATAGGCCCCTAGTTAATATGTTAGTTTATGTAGAAATCCTCAATTTTTGTGGCTGCGTCTTAATACTTACAGGAAAGGGACAGCAGAGGAGCTGCCGTTTCCGGATGGTTCTGTGGACCTACTGACTGCAGCCTCAGCGGCCCATTGGTTTGACCAGGAGCGGTTCCTCTTGGAGGCAGGCCGGGTCCTGAAGCCTTGCGGCTGCATGGCTCTGCTTGGCTTTACTGATAACTTCAGACTCCATTACGGCTCATGTGGGAACAGACTCACTGACATCTATGAGGAGGTGACAAACAGAACTAGAATGACATTCGTTTTTATGATGACAAACCAATGCCACTTAATCGTCTCAGTGTGTCATATGTTTATTTTCATTGGGTTATAAGTACAGTTGTTGTTTTCATCTAAAGAATGCTTATAATATGTTTGTTTATTGAGACATAATCTCCATGGGATCACCTGTATGAATCAACAAACCCTCACAATTCTGTGTTTGATATAAGTACCACGTTTCCTGACTGAGATTTGACTTTGCTATCCCCAGTTCAAGAAGGTGCTGTTACCATACACCAGCACACAGGTAGCAGTGTCCAACACCAAACTAAGGGAGCTTTACGCTGCTATCCCCTTCCCTGACAAAGAGAGGTAACTCATACAGACTCTGTGGGAACCCAGTAGAAcagcctgttatacattaaaaCATTTCTCATGGTGTGCCTTTGACCCTGTGTCTCTGAGTTTCTATTTgagaataaaatatatataaatatatatatacagaagtaATGTACTCACACCTAGTGACTCCGACCGTGGTCTAAATCAAATGTTGTACTCAATAAACTGCAGTTTTATTCAATATTACGACATACTTGACTTAACCCTCTTGGCCCCCTTGGGAGCTTAGGGCATCCACTGACTCTCCTCTCAATTCAACAGTGTGTGGGTATCTGTTCTTCTTTCAGGATTGAGTGTATCCCACTGAAGCAGCAGATCT
The Salvelinus fontinalis isolate EN_2023a chromosome 23, ASM2944872v1, whole genome shotgun sequence genome window above contains:
- the LOC129821160 gene encoding putative methyltransferase DDB_G0268948, which codes for MTHRLFEEKHHASIYQRYRFVPPEEIRDLILHYLERKKVQPHALAVDLGCGTGQNSRLLAPHFQKVVGIDISECQLEEARAVAGFNNITYRKGTAEELPFPDGSVDLLTAASAAHWFDQERFLLEAGRVLKPCGCMALLGFTDNFRLHYGSCGNRLTDIYEEFKKVLLPYTSTQVAVSNTKLRELYAAIPFPDKERIECIPLKQQISVRNIVGFMESFSMYQAFQRAEPDAATTLLQRTLDRFLKEMGVTSPDTLMEVTLEYFCVLASKPE